A genomic stretch from Neomonachus schauinslandi chromosome 14, ASM220157v2, whole genome shotgun sequence includes:
- the PXN gene encoding paxillin isoform X1: MSSSLGSNLSELDRLLLELNAVQHNPPGFPADEANSSPPLPGALSPHYGIPESNSPLGGKAGPLTKEKPKRNGGRGLEDVRPSVESLLDELESSVPSPVPAITVNQGEMSSPQRVTSSQQQTRISASSATRELDELMASLSDFKTSSSAVALSSRGLPPKPAPSPHHIPSPPPPPGPSVFLPSTTELPSGGRAPTQEVLCLEDRDNGWGLLPPVAPSWLDLAGLQATPDTPGSRSPSVEGSLGPFGAESQAQVWRNPPNLTNELSRAPPCHTPPRQAGRTGPQELLANPSYPEEAMAAAWEQLWALEAPRPEIPGGATPSFQEVPEPAVVARDRRAIFPDTWSLTKECGQQEQRAEPEPGEPESSRPAPVDEEQLGGQTPMRGRLVRPAQGPETPTRPEGTTEAAAEAKRGQPELPPAMVMDTPSTTERICTSGQIHSVIRRSRETGHAHPMSREPSPRRRLDPATLSRTPSQERLIAELQGRLGIQPEATGAVGAAGAPAEDWLTEGVIITVKPRGRRAGGQLVEKVVFPPGSPVPLRRTFSVLASPPPVPLLRQHKDASASSPSPSPSLPAPSSLGPSALARGSPGVPNAAAGLREEGVRGPTPPPPAPHTWRSVGCQTDEDPLFPPMQIQGLEQMVDGEAWAVGWPLSDRQSSPEGQDKGGFMAQGKTGSSSPPGGPPKPGSQLDSMLGSLQSDLNKLGVATVAKGVCGACKKPIAGQVVTAMGKTWHPEHFVCTHCQEEIGSRNFFERDGQPYCEKDYHNLFSPRCYYCNGPILDKVVTALDRTWHPEHFFCAQCGAFFGPEGFHEKDGKAYCRKDYFDMFAPKCGGCARAILENYISALSTLWHPECFVCRECFTPFVNGSFFEHDGQPYCEVHYHERRGSLCSGCQKPITGRCITAMAKKFHPEHFVCAFCLKQLNKGTFKEQNDKPYCQNCFLKLFC, translated from the exons ATGAGCTCCTCCCTGGGCAGCAACCTTTCTGAACTTGACCGCCTGCTGCTGGAACTGAACGCGGTGCAGCATAACCCCCCGGGCTTCCCTGCAG ATGAGGCCAACTCAAGTCCCCCGCTGCCCGGGGCTCTGAGCCCCCACTATGGCATCCCAGAGAGTAACAGCCCACTGGGAGGCAAAGCCGGGCCCCTGACAAAAGAGAAGCCCAAGCGGAATGGGGGCCGCGGCCTGGAGGATGTGCGGCCCAGTGTGGAGAGTCTCTTGGATGAACTGGAGAGCTCCGTGCCCAGCCCCGT CCCTGCCATCACTGTGAACCAGGGTGAGATGAGCAGTCCTCAGCGAGTGACCTCCAGCCAGCAGCAGACACGCATCTCAGCCTCCTCAGCCACCAGGGAGCTGGACGAGCTGATGGCCTCCCTTTCGGATTTCAAG acCAGCTCCTCTGCTGTGGCCTTGAGCTCCCGGGGGCTGCCTCCCAAACCGGCTCCATCCCCACACCACataccttctcctcctcctcctcctgggcccTCTGTATTCTTGCCATCCACTACTGAGCTCCCCTCTGGAGGCCGTGCTCCCACCCAGGAGGTCCTCTGCTTGGAGGACCGGGATAATGGGTGGGGCCTTCTACCTCCTGTGGCCCCCAGCTGGCTTGATTTGGCTGGCCTCCAGGCGACACCTGACACTCCCGGCTCAAGGTCTCCCTCTGTGGAGGGTTCTCTGGGGCCGTTTGGTGCAGAGAGCCAGGCTCAGGTTTGGAGAAACCCACCAAACCTCACAAATGAGCTTTCCAGGGCGCCCCCCTGCCACACACCACCCCGCCAAGCTGGGCGCACAGGTCCCCAGGAGCTGTTGGCCAACCCCTCGTACCCAGAGGAAGCCATGGCTGCCGCTTGGGAGCAGCTGTGGGCTTTGGAGGCGCCCAGGCCTGAGATCCCTGGCGGAGCCACGCCCAGCTTCCAGGAAGTACCTGAGCCAGCTGTCGTGGCCAGGGACCGGCGGGCTATCTTCCCAGACACCTGGAGTCTCACAAAGGAATGTGGACAGCAGGAGCAGAGGGCAGAGCCAGAGCCAGGGGAGCCGGAAAGCAGCCGCCCCGCCCCAGTTGACGAGGAGCAGTTAGGTGGACAGACACCCATGAGGGGAAGGCTGGTCAGGCCCGCCCAGGGACCCGAGACCCCCACGCGGCCAGAGGGTACCACCGAAGCTGCTGCCGAGGCCAAGAGGGGACAGCCGGAGCTTCCACCTGCCATGGTCATGGACACGCCCAGCACGACTGAGAGGATTTGCACCTCTGGCCAG atcCACTCTGTGATCAGGAGGAGCCGGGAGACGGGCCACGCACACCCCATGTCCCGGGAGCCCTCCCCTCGCCGCCGGCTGGACCCCGCCACCCTGAGCAGAACCCCCTCCCAGGAGCGGCTCATCGCAGAGCTGCAGGGTCGGCTGGGCATCCAGCCGGAGGCAACCGGGGCAGTGGGGGCAGCGGGGGCCCCCGCCGAGGACTGGCTGACCGAGGGTGTCATCATCACTGTGAAGCCTCGTGGGAGGCGGGCTGGGGGGCAGCTTGTAGAGAAG gTCGTCTTCCCTCCTGGCTCCCCCGTTCCCCTAAGAAGAACCTTCTCTGTtctggcttctcctcctcctgtcccTTTGCTCCGGCAGCACAAAGACGCCTCAGCCAGCAGCCCTTCTCCCTCGCCCAGCTTgcccgccccctcctccctggggcccTCCGCTCTTGCCCGAGGTTCCCCTGGGGTCCCGAATGCTGCGGCAGGGCTTCGGGAGGAGGGTGTGCggggccccacccctccccctcctgcaccCCACACTTGGAGGTCCGTGGGCTGCCAGACCGACGAGGACCCGCTCTTCCCCCCGATGCAG ATCCAGGGCCTGGAGCAAATGGTGGATGGAGAAGCGTGGGCGGTCGGCTGGCCTCTGAGCGACAGGCAGAGCAGTCCCGAAGGGCAGGACAAGGGAGGG TTCATGGCCCAGGGGAAGACGGGGAGCAGCTCTCCCCCTGGGGGTCCCCCGAAGCCTGGGAGCCAGCTGGATAGTATGCTGGGGAGCCTGCAGTCTGACCTGAACAAACTGGGGGTCGCCACGGTTGCCAAAGGGGTCTGCGGGGCCTGCAAGAAGCCCATTGCCGGGCAG gtTGTGACCGCCATGGGAAAGACGTGGCACCCGGAGCACTTCGTCTGCACCCATTGCCAAGAGGAGATCGGGTCCCGGAACTTCTTTGAGCGGGACGGACAGCCCTACTGTGAAAAGGACTATCACAACCTCTTCTCTCCGCGCTGCTACTACTGCAACGGCCCCATCCTGGAT AAAGTGGTGACAGCCCTTGACCGGACGTGGCACCCCGAGCACTTCTTCtgcgcccagtgtggagccttcTTTGGTCCCGAAG GGTTCCATGAGAAGGACGGCAAGGCCTACTGCCGGAAGGATTACTTTGACATGTTCGCGCCCAAGTGTGGCGGCTGTGCCCGGGCCATCCTGGAGAACTACATCTCGGCCCTCAGCACTCTCTGGCATCCGGAATGCTTTGTGTGCCGG GAGTGCTTCACGCCCTTTGTCAACGGCAGCTTCTTTGAGCACGACGGGCAGCCCTACTGTGAGGTGCACTACCACGAACGTCGAGGCTCACTCTGCTCGGGCTGCCAGAAGCCCATCACGGGCCGCTGCATCACCGCCATGGCCAAGAAGTTCCACCCGGAGCACTTCGTCTGTGCCTTCTGCCTCAAGCAGCTCAACAAGGGCACCTTCAAGGAGCAGAACGACAAGCCTTACTGTCAGAACTGCTTCCTCAAGCTCTTCTGCTAG
- the PXN gene encoding paxillin isoform X6: MDDLDSTHRRCRSDALLADLESTTSHISKRPVFLSEETPYSYPTGNHTYQEIAVPPPVPPPPSSEALNGTVLDPLDQWQPSASRFIHQQPQSPSPVYGSSAKTCSTSVPQDGAGPPCSRAAEEEHVYSFPNKQKSAEPSPTVMSSSLGSNLSELDRLLLELNAVQHNPPGFPADEANSSPPLPGALSPHYGIPESNSPLGGKAGPLTKEKPKRNGGRGLEDVRPSVESLLDELESSVPSPVPAITVNQGEMSSPQRVTSSQQQTRISASSATRELDELMASLSDFKFMAQGKTGSSSPPGGPPKPGSQLDSMLGSLQSDLNKLGVATVAKGVCGACKKPIAGQVVTAMGKTWHPEHFVCTHCQEEIGSRNFFERDGQPYCEKDYHNLFSPRCYYCNGPILDKVVTALDRTWHPEHFFCAQCGAFFGPEGFHEKDGKAYCRKDYFDMFAPKCGGCARAILENYISALSTLWHPECFVCRECFTPFVNGSFFEHDGQPYCEVHYHERRGSLCSGCQKPITGRCITAMAKKFHPEHFVCAFCLKQLNKGTFKEQNDKPYCQNCFLKLFC, translated from the exons ATTCTACCCATAGAAGATGTAGGAGTG ACGCCCTGCTGGCAGACTTGGAGTCCACCACCTCCCACATCTCCAAACGGCCTGTGTTCTTGTCCGAGGAGACCCCCTACTCATACCCAACTGGAAACCACACATACCAGGAGATTGCCGTGCCACCCCCTGTCCCGCCACCCCCGTCCAGTGAGGCCCTCAATGGCACGGTTCTTGACCCCCTAGACCAGTGGCAGCCCAGTGCCTCCCGATTCATCCACCAGCAG CCTCAGTCCCCGTCACCCGTGTACGGCTCCAGTGCCAAAACTTGCAGCACCTCCGTCCCCCAGGACGGCGCCGGCCCCCCGTGTTCCCGAGCCGCTGAGGAAGAGCACGTCTACAG tTTCCCCAACAAGCAGAAGTCGGCCGAGCCTTCACCCACGGTGATGAGCTCCTCCCTGGGCAGCAACCTTTCTGAACTTGACCGCCTGCTGCTGGAACTGAACGCGGTGCAGCATAACCCCCCGGGCTTCCCTGCAG ATGAGGCCAACTCAAGTCCCCCGCTGCCCGGGGCTCTGAGCCCCCACTATGGCATCCCAGAGAGTAACAGCCCACTGGGAGGCAAAGCCGGGCCCCTGACAAAAGAGAAGCCCAAGCGGAATGGGGGCCGCGGCCTGGAGGATGTGCGGCCCAGTGTGGAGAGTCTCTTGGATGAACTGGAGAGCTCCGTGCCCAGCCCCGT CCCTGCCATCACTGTGAACCAGGGTGAGATGAGCAGTCCTCAGCGAGTGACCTCCAGCCAGCAGCAGACACGCATCTCAGCCTCCTCAGCCACCAGGGAGCTGGACGAGCTGATGGCCTCCCTTTCGGATTTCAAG TTCATGGCCCAGGGGAAGACGGGGAGCAGCTCTCCCCCTGGGGGTCCCCCGAAGCCTGGGAGCCAGCTGGATAGTATGCTGGGGAGCCTGCAGTCTGACCTGAACAAACTGGGGGTCGCCACGGTTGCCAAAGGGGTCTGCGGGGCCTGCAAGAAGCCCATTGCCGGGCAG gtTGTGACCGCCATGGGAAAGACGTGGCACCCGGAGCACTTCGTCTGCACCCATTGCCAAGAGGAGATCGGGTCCCGGAACTTCTTTGAGCGGGACGGACAGCCCTACTGTGAAAAGGACTATCACAACCTCTTCTCTCCGCGCTGCTACTACTGCAACGGCCCCATCCTGGAT AAAGTGGTGACAGCCCTTGACCGGACGTGGCACCCCGAGCACTTCTTCtgcgcccagtgtggagccttcTTTGGTCCCGAAG GGTTCCATGAGAAGGACGGCAAGGCCTACTGCCGGAAGGATTACTTTGACATGTTCGCGCCCAAGTGTGGCGGCTGTGCCCGGGCCATCCTGGAGAACTACATCTCGGCCCTCAGCACTCTCTGGCATCCGGAATGCTTTGTGTGCCGG GAGTGCTTCACGCCCTTTGTCAACGGCAGCTTCTTTGAGCACGACGGGCAGCCCTACTGTGAGGTGCACTACCACGAACGTCGAGGCTCACTCTGCTCGGGCTGCCAGAAGCCCATCACGGGCCGCTGCATCACCGCCATGGCCAAGAAGTTCCACCCGGAGCACTTCGTCTGTGCCTTCTGCCTCAAGCAGCTCAACAAGGGCACCTTCAAGGAGCAGAACGACAAGCCTTACTGTCAGAACTGCTTCCTCAAGCTCTTCTGCTAG
- the PXN gene encoding paxillin isoform X5 — protein MDDLDSTHRRCRSDALLADLESTTSHISKRPVFLSEETPYSYPTGNHTYQEIAVPPPVPPPPSSEALNGTVLDPLDQWQPSASRFIHQQPQSPSPVYGSSAKTCSTSVPQDGAGPPCSRAAEEEHVYSFPNKQKSAEPSPTVMSSSLGSNLSELDRLLLELNAVQHNPPGFPADEANSSPPLPGALSPHYGIPESNSPLGGKAGPLTKEKPKRNGGRGLEDVRPSVESLLDELESSVPSPVPAITVNQGEMSSPQRVTSSQQQTRISASSATRELDELMASLSDFKIQGLEQMVDGEAWAVGWPLSDRQSSPEGQDKGGFMAQGKTGSSSPPGGPPKPGSQLDSMLGSLQSDLNKLGVATVAKGVCGACKKPIAGQVVTAMGKTWHPEHFVCTHCQEEIGSRNFFERDGQPYCEKDYHNLFSPRCYYCNGPILDKVVTALDRTWHPEHFFCAQCGAFFGPEGFHEKDGKAYCRKDYFDMFAPKCGGCARAILENYISALSTLWHPECFVCRECFTPFVNGSFFEHDGQPYCEVHYHERRGSLCSGCQKPITGRCITAMAKKFHPEHFVCAFCLKQLNKGTFKEQNDKPYCQNCFLKLFC, from the exons ATTCTACCCATAGAAGATGTAGGAGTG ACGCCCTGCTGGCAGACTTGGAGTCCACCACCTCCCACATCTCCAAACGGCCTGTGTTCTTGTCCGAGGAGACCCCCTACTCATACCCAACTGGAAACCACACATACCAGGAGATTGCCGTGCCACCCCCTGTCCCGCCACCCCCGTCCAGTGAGGCCCTCAATGGCACGGTTCTTGACCCCCTAGACCAGTGGCAGCCCAGTGCCTCCCGATTCATCCACCAGCAG CCTCAGTCCCCGTCACCCGTGTACGGCTCCAGTGCCAAAACTTGCAGCACCTCCGTCCCCCAGGACGGCGCCGGCCCCCCGTGTTCCCGAGCCGCTGAGGAAGAGCACGTCTACAG tTTCCCCAACAAGCAGAAGTCGGCCGAGCCTTCACCCACGGTGATGAGCTCCTCCCTGGGCAGCAACCTTTCTGAACTTGACCGCCTGCTGCTGGAACTGAACGCGGTGCAGCATAACCCCCCGGGCTTCCCTGCAG ATGAGGCCAACTCAAGTCCCCCGCTGCCCGGGGCTCTGAGCCCCCACTATGGCATCCCAGAGAGTAACAGCCCACTGGGAGGCAAAGCCGGGCCCCTGACAAAAGAGAAGCCCAAGCGGAATGGGGGCCGCGGCCTGGAGGATGTGCGGCCCAGTGTGGAGAGTCTCTTGGATGAACTGGAGAGCTCCGTGCCCAGCCCCGT CCCTGCCATCACTGTGAACCAGGGTGAGATGAGCAGTCCTCAGCGAGTGACCTCCAGCCAGCAGCAGACACGCATCTCAGCCTCCTCAGCCACCAGGGAGCTGGACGAGCTGATGGCCTCCCTTTCGGATTTCAAG ATCCAGGGCCTGGAGCAAATGGTGGATGGAGAAGCGTGGGCGGTCGGCTGGCCTCTGAGCGACAGGCAGAGCAGTCCCGAAGGGCAGGACAAGGGAGGG TTCATGGCCCAGGGGAAGACGGGGAGCAGCTCTCCCCCTGGGGGTCCCCCGAAGCCTGGGAGCCAGCTGGATAGTATGCTGGGGAGCCTGCAGTCTGACCTGAACAAACTGGGGGTCGCCACGGTTGCCAAAGGGGTCTGCGGGGCCTGCAAGAAGCCCATTGCCGGGCAG gtTGTGACCGCCATGGGAAAGACGTGGCACCCGGAGCACTTCGTCTGCACCCATTGCCAAGAGGAGATCGGGTCCCGGAACTTCTTTGAGCGGGACGGACAGCCCTACTGTGAAAAGGACTATCACAACCTCTTCTCTCCGCGCTGCTACTACTGCAACGGCCCCATCCTGGAT AAAGTGGTGACAGCCCTTGACCGGACGTGGCACCCCGAGCACTTCTTCtgcgcccagtgtggagccttcTTTGGTCCCGAAG GGTTCCATGAGAAGGACGGCAAGGCCTACTGCCGGAAGGATTACTTTGACATGTTCGCGCCCAAGTGTGGCGGCTGTGCCCGGGCCATCCTGGAGAACTACATCTCGGCCCTCAGCACTCTCTGGCATCCGGAATGCTTTGTGTGCCGG GAGTGCTTCACGCCCTTTGTCAACGGCAGCTTCTTTGAGCACGACGGGCAGCCCTACTGTGAGGTGCACTACCACGAACGTCGAGGCTCACTCTGCTCGGGCTGCCAGAAGCCCATCACGGGCCGCTGCATCACCGCCATGGCCAAGAAGTTCCACCCGGAGCACTTCGTCTGTGCCTTCTGCCTCAAGCAGCTCAACAAGGGCACCTTCAAGGAGCAGAACGACAAGCCTTACTGTCAGAACTGCTTCCTCAAGCTCTTCTGCTAG
- the PXN gene encoding paxillin isoform X2 codes for MSSSLGSNLSELDRLLLELNAVQHNPPGFPADEANSSPPLPGALSPHYGIPESNSPLGGKAGPLTKEKPKRNGGRGLEDVRPSVESLLDELESSVPSPVPAITVNQGEMSSPQRVTSSQQQTRISASSATRELDELMASLSDFKTSSSAVALSSRGLPPKPAPSPHHIPSPPPPPGPSVFLPSTTELPSGGRAPTQEVLCLEDRDNGWGLLPPVAPSWLDLAGLQATPDTPGSRSPSVEGSLGPFGAESQAQVWRNPPNLTNELSRAPPCHTPPRQAGRTGPQELLANPSYPEEAMAAAWEQLWALEAPRPEIPGGATPSFQEVPEPAVVARDRRAIFPDTWSLTKECGQQEQRAEPEPGEPESSRPAPVDEEQLGGQTPMRGRLVRPAQGPETPTRPEGTTEAAAEAKRGQPELPPAMVMDTPSTTERICTSGQVVFPPGSPVPLRRTFSVLASPPPVPLLRQHKDASASSPSPSPSLPAPSSLGPSALARGSPGVPNAAAGLREEGVRGPTPPPPAPHTWRSVGCQTDEDPLFPPMQIQGLEQMVDGEAWAVGWPLSDRQSSPEGQDKGGFMAQGKTGSSSPPGGPPKPGSQLDSMLGSLQSDLNKLGVATVAKGVCGACKKPIAGQVVTAMGKTWHPEHFVCTHCQEEIGSRNFFERDGQPYCEKDYHNLFSPRCYYCNGPILDKVVTALDRTWHPEHFFCAQCGAFFGPEGFHEKDGKAYCRKDYFDMFAPKCGGCARAILENYISALSTLWHPECFVCRECFTPFVNGSFFEHDGQPYCEVHYHERRGSLCSGCQKPITGRCITAMAKKFHPEHFVCAFCLKQLNKGTFKEQNDKPYCQNCFLKLFC; via the exons ATGAGCTCCTCCCTGGGCAGCAACCTTTCTGAACTTGACCGCCTGCTGCTGGAACTGAACGCGGTGCAGCATAACCCCCCGGGCTTCCCTGCAG ATGAGGCCAACTCAAGTCCCCCGCTGCCCGGGGCTCTGAGCCCCCACTATGGCATCCCAGAGAGTAACAGCCCACTGGGAGGCAAAGCCGGGCCCCTGACAAAAGAGAAGCCCAAGCGGAATGGGGGCCGCGGCCTGGAGGATGTGCGGCCCAGTGTGGAGAGTCTCTTGGATGAACTGGAGAGCTCCGTGCCCAGCCCCGT CCCTGCCATCACTGTGAACCAGGGTGAGATGAGCAGTCCTCAGCGAGTGACCTCCAGCCAGCAGCAGACACGCATCTCAGCCTCCTCAGCCACCAGGGAGCTGGACGAGCTGATGGCCTCCCTTTCGGATTTCAAG acCAGCTCCTCTGCTGTGGCCTTGAGCTCCCGGGGGCTGCCTCCCAAACCGGCTCCATCCCCACACCACataccttctcctcctcctcctcctgggcccTCTGTATTCTTGCCATCCACTACTGAGCTCCCCTCTGGAGGCCGTGCTCCCACCCAGGAGGTCCTCTGCTTGGAGGACCGGGATAATGGGTGGGGCCTTCTACCTCCTGTGGCCCCCAGCTGGCTTGATTTGGCTGGCCTCCAGGCGACACCTGACACTCCCGGCTCAAGGTCTCCCTCTGTGGAGGGTTCTCTGGGGCCGTTTGGTGCAGAGAGCCAGGCTCAGGTTTGGAGAAACCCACCAAACCTCACAAATGAGCTTTCCAGGGCGCCCCCCTGCCACACACCACCCCGCCAAGCTGGGCGCACAGGTCCCCAGGAGCTGTTGGCCAACCCCTCGTACCCAGAGGAAGCCATGGCTGCCGCTTGGGAGCAGCTGTGGGCTTTGGAGGCGCCCAGGCCTGAGATCCCTGGCGGAGCCACGCCCAGCTTCCAGGAAGTACCTGAGCCAGCTGTCGTGGCCAGGGACCGGCGGGCTATCTTCCCAGACACCTGGAGTCTCACAAAGGAATGTGGACAGCAGGAGCAGAGGGCAGAGCCAGAGCCAGGGGAGCCGGAAAGCAGCCGCCCCGCCCCAGTTGACGAGGAGCAGTTAGGTGGACAGACACCCATGAGGGGAAGGCTGGTCAGGCCCGCCCAGGGACCCGAGACCCCCACGCGGCCAGAGGGTACCACCGAAGCTGCTGCCGAGGCCAAGAGGGGACAGCCGGAGCTTCCACCTGCCATGGTCATGGACACGCCCAGCACGACTGAGAGGATTTGCACCTCTGGCCAG gTCGTCTTCCCTCCTGGCTCCCCCGTTCCCCTAAGAAGAACCTTCTCTGTtctggcttctcctcctcctgtcccTTTGCTCCGGCAGCACAAAGACGCCTCAGCCAGCAGCCCTTCTCCCTCGCCCAGCTTgcccgccccctcctccctggggcccTCCGCTCTTGCCCGAGGTTCCCCTGGGGTCCCGAATGCTGCGGCAGGGCTTCGGGAGGAGGGTGTGCggggccccacccctccccctcctgcaccCCACACTTGGAGGTCCGTGGGCTGCCAGACCGACGAGGACCCGCTCTTCCCCCCGATGCAG ATCCAGGGCCTGGAGCAAATGGTGGATGGAGAAGCGTGGGCGGTCGGCTGGCCTCTGAGCGACAGGCAGAGCAGTCCCGAAGGGCAGGACAAGGGAGGG TTCATGGCCCAGGGGAAGACGGGGAGCAGCTCTCCCCCTGGGGGTCCCCCGAAGCCTGGGAGCCAGCTGGATAGTATGCTGGGGAGCCTGCAGTCTGACCTGAACAAACTGGGGGTCGCCACGGTTGCCAAAGGGGTCTGCGGGGCCTGCAAGAAGCCCATTGCCGGGCAG gtTGTGACCGCCATGGGAAAGACGTGGCACCCGGAGCACTTCGTCTGCACCCATTGCCAAGAGGAGATCGGGTCCCGGAACTTCTTTGAGCGGGACGGACAGCCCTACTGTGAAAAGGACTATCACAACCTCTTCTCTCCGCGCTGCTACTACTGCAACGGCCCCATCCTGGAT AAAGTGGTGACAGCCCTTGACCGGACGTGGCACCCCGAGCACTTCTTCtgcgcccagtgtggagccttcTTTGGTCCCGAAG GGTTCCATGAGAAGGACGGCAAGGCCTACTGCCGGAAGGATTACTTTGACATGTTCGCGCCCAAGTGTGGCGGCTGTGCCCGGGCCATCCTGGAGAACTACATCTCGGCCCTCAGCACTCTCTGGCATCCGGAATGCTTTGTGTGCCGG GAGTGCTTCACGCCCTTTGTCAACGGCAGCTTCTTTGAGCACGACGGGCAGCCCTACTGTGAGGTGCACTACCACGAACGTCGAGGCTCACTCTGCTCGGGCTGCCAGAAGCCCATCACGGGCCGCTGCATCACCGCCATGGCCAAGAAGTTCCACCCGGAGCACTTCGTCTGTGCCTTCTGCCTCAAGCAGCTCAACAAGGGCACCTTCAAGGAGCAGAACGACAAGCCTTACTGTCAGAACTGCTTCCTCAAGCTCTTCTGCTAG
- the PXN gene encoding paxillin isoform X7, giving the protein MSSSLGSNLSELDRLLLELNAVQHNPPGFPADEANSSPPLPGALSPHYGIPESNSPLGGKAGPLTKEKPKRNGGRGLEDVRPSVESLLDELESSVPSPVPAITVNQGEMSSPQRVTSSQQQTRISASSATRELDELMASLSDFKVVFPPGSPVPLRRTFSVLASPPPVPLLRQHKDASASSPSPSPSLPAPSSLGPSALARGSPGVPNAAAGLREEGVRGPTPPPPAPHTWRSVGCQTDEDPLFPPMQIQGLEQMVDGEAWAVGWPLSDRQSSPEGQDKGGFMAQGKTGSSSPPGGPPKPGSQLDSMLGSLQSDLNKLGVATVAKGVCGACKKPIAGQVVTAMGKTWHPEHFVCTHCQEEIGSRNFFERDGQPYCEKDYHNLFSPRCYYCNGPILDKVVTALDRTWHPEHFFCAQCGAFFGPEGFHEKDGKAYCRKDYFDMFAPKCGGCARAILENYISALSTLWHPECFVCRECFTPFVNGSFFEHDGQPYCEVHYHERRGSLCSGCQKPITGRCITAMAKKFHPEHFVCAFCLKQLNKGTFKEQNDKPYCQNCFLKLFC; this is encoded by the exons ATGAGCTCCTCCCTGGGCAGCAACCTTTCTGAACTTGACCGCCTGCTGCTGGAACTGAACGCGGTGCAGCATAACCCCCCGGGCTTCCCTGCAG ATGAGGCCAACTCAAGTCCCCCGCTGCCCGGGGCTCTGAGCCCCCACTATGGCATCCCAGAGAGTAACAGCCCACTGGGAGGCAAAGCCGGGCCCCTGACAAAAGAGAAGCCCAAGCGGAATGGGGGCCGCGGCCTGGAGGATGTGCGGCCCAGTGTGGAGAGTCTCTTGGATGAACTGGAGAGCTCCGTGCCCAGCCCCGT CCCTGCCATCACTGTGAACCAGGGTGAGATGAGCAGTCCTCAGCGAGTGACCTCCAGCCAGCAGCAGACACGCATCTCAGCCTCCTCAGCCACCAGGGAGCTGGACGAGCTGATGGCCTCCCTTTCGGATTTCAAG gTCGTCTTCCCTCCTGGCTCCCCCGTTCCCCTAAGAAGAACCTTCTCTGTtctggcttctcctcctcctgtcccTTTGCTCCGGCAGCACAAAGACGCCTCAGCCAGCAGCCCTTCTCCCTCGCCCAGCTTgcccgccccctcctccctggggcccTCCGCTCTTGCCCGAGGTTCCCCTGGGGTCCCGAATGCTGCGGCAGGGCTTCGGGAGGAGGGTGTGCggggccccacccctccccctcctgcaccCCACACTTGGAGGTCCGTGGGCTGCCAGACCGACGAGGACCCGCTCTTCCCCCCGATGCAG ATCCAGGGCCTGGAGCAAATGGTGGATGGAGAAGCGTGGGCGGTCGGCTGGCCTCTGAGCGACAGGCAGAGCAGTCCCGAAGGGCAGGACAAGGGAGGG TTCATGGCCCAGGGGAAGACGGGGAGCAGCTCTCCCCCTGGGGGTCCCCCGAAGCCTGGGAGCCAGCTGGATAGTATGCTGGGGAGCCTGCAGTCTGACCTGAACAAACTGGGGGTCGCCACGGTTGCCAAAGGGGTCTGCGGGGCCTGCAAGAAGCCCATTGCCGGGCAG gtTGTGACCGCCATGGGAAAGACGTGGCACCCGGAGCACTTCGTCTGCACCCATTGCCAAGAGGAGATCGGGTCCCGGAACTTCTTTGAGCGGGACGGACAGCCCTACTGTGAAAAGGACTATCACAACCTCTTCTCTCCGCGCTGCTACTACTGCAACGGCCCCATCCTGGAT AAAGTGGTGACAGCCCTTGACCGGACGTGGCACCCCGAGCACTTCTTCtgcgcccagtgtggagccttcTTTGGTCCCGAAG GGTTCCATGAGAAGGACGGCAAGGCCTACTGCCGGAAGGATTACTTTGACATGTTCGCGCCCAAGTGTGGCGGCTGTGCCCGGGCCATCCTGGAGAACTACATCTCGGCCCTCAGCACTCTCTGGCATCCGGAATGCTTTGTGTGCCGG GAGTGCTTCACGCCCTTTGTCAACGGCAGCTTCTTTGAGCACGACGGGCAGCCCTACTGTGAGGTGCACTACCACGAACGTCGAGGCTCACTCTGCTCGGGCTGCCAGAAGCCCATCACGGGCCGCTGCATCACCGCCATGGCCAAGAAGTTCCACCCGGAGCACTTCGTCTGTGCCTTCTGCCTCAAGCAGCTCAACAAGGGCACCTTCAAGGAGCAGAACGACAAGCCTTACTGTCAGAACTGCTTCCTCAAGCTCTTCTGCTAG